From one Paeniglutamicibacter psychrophenolicus genomic stretch:
- the menD gene encoding 2-succinyl-5-enolpyruvyl-6-hydroxy-3-cyclohexene-1-carboxylic-acid synthase, with the protein MPSDSVPELSSMEVARLLLAALQTHGVRDVVICPGSRSAPLAYALAEAEAAGTIRLHVRIDERVAGFTALGLTLASDAPVPVLTTSGTAVGELLPAVMEANHVGAKLVVLSADRPAELHGTGANQTTNQVDLFGAHVRGSVTIPAGTHPDALVADALVFARGTAAVAQGPVQINVAFRDPLVPAPGDKLPEFGANITHPPVALASENEPEWRNHIPGTERRTVVVAGHGAGREAEDFARALGLPLFAEPSSNARFGPNAIGPYRTLLAGHMARIERVVLFGRPTLTRPVGMLLGNPDIDTALWAPAPAPWFEPGRRREQAIGNPAALAEFAGVGSEGWLGQWQGLGRQAEEAIGEAIFIDGGLNGPAVAREVWALSRGNLVLGSSNVIRDADLCGHPAPRPAATVYANRGLAGIDGTLATATGIAQARGGRKTTLLVGDVTFLHDAGALLIGEGEPEPELDVVVLNDSGGAIFSTLEHGAVEESGRYANTVERLFGTPHRVKIQPLAAAYGWEYLAVDTVDELRDALQRPGTRRIIEVAVPRSGLRALHAGITARTSALAWPRVH; encoded by the coding sequence ATGCCCTCCGATTCCGTCCCCGAACTTTCTTCCATGGAAGTCGCCCGCCTGTTGCTTGCCGCACTGCAGACCCACGGGGTCCGCGACGTGGTGATTTGCCCCGGATCACGCAGCGCCCCGCTGGCCTACGCCCTGGCCGAGGCGGAAGCCGCAGGAACCATTCGCCTGCATGTGCGGATCGACGAACGCGTCGCCGGATTCACCGCGCTGGGGCTGACCCTGGCAAGCGACGCCCCGGTCCCGGTGCTGACCACCTCGGGCACCGCCGTGGGGGAGCTGCTGCCGGCAGTCATGGAGGCCAACCACGTCGGGGCCAAGCTGGTGGTCCTCTCGGCCGACCGGCCCGCCGAGCTCCACGGGACCGGAGCGAACCAGACCACCAACCAGGTCGACCTGTTCGGTGCACATGTGCGCGGCAGCGTCACCATTCCCGCCGGAACGCACCCCGATGCCCTGGTGGCCGATGCCCTGGTCTTCGCGCGGGGCACCGCCGCGGTGGCGCAGGGCCCGGTTCAGATCAATGTGGCATTCCGGGACCCACTTGTTCCGGCACCCGGGGACAAGCTGCCGGAATTCGGAGCCAACATCACCCACCCACCCGTCGCTCTCGCATCCGAAAACGAACCGGAATGGCGGAACCACATACCGGGGACCGAACGCCGAACCGTCGTGGTGGCCGGCCACGGTGCCGGCCGCGAGGCCGAGGACTTCGCCCGGGCGCTGGGCCTGCCGCTCTTTGCCGAGCCAAGTTCCAACGCGCGATTCGGGCCCAACGCCATTGGCCCGTACCGGACGCTGCTGGCCGGGCACATGGCACGGATCGAGCGAGTGGTCCTCTTCGGCCGGCCGACCCTGACCCGGCCCGTGGGCATGCTGCTGGGCAACCCGGACATCGACACGGCGCTGTGGGCCCCGGCCCCCGCCCCGTGGTTTGAACCGGGACGCCGGCGCGAGCAAGCCATCGGAAATCCCGCAGCACTGGCGGAGTTCGCCGGGGTCGGATCCGAGGGCTGGCTGGGGCAGTGGCAGGGCCTGGGGCGGCAGGCGGAGGAAGCCATCGGGGAAGCCATCTTCATTGACGGCGGCCTGAACGGACCGGCGGTCGCACGTGAAGTCTGGGCACTGTCACGCGGGAACCTGGTCCTGGGATCCTCCAACGTCATCCGCGACGCCGACCTCTGCGGACACCCGGCACCTCGTCCCGCCGCAACGGTCTACGCGAACCGGGGACTGGCCGGGATCGACGGGACCTTGGCCACCGCCACGGGCATCGCCCAGGCGCGCGGCGGGCGCAAGACCACGCTCCTGGTCGGGGACGTGACATTCCTGCATGACGCGGGTGCGCTGCTCATCGGCGAGGGGGAGCCCGAACCCGAGCTGGACGTCGTGGTCCTCAACGATTCAGGCGGTGCCATCTTCTCCACCCTGGAACACGGTGCGGTGGAGGAATCCGGGCGCTACGCCAACACCGTCGAGCGCCTCTTCGGTACGCCGCACCGGGTGAAAATCCAGCCGCTGGCTGCTGCCTACGGGTGGGAATACCTGGCCGTGGACACCGTTGACGAGCTGCGGGACGCACTGCAGCGCCCCGGTACCCGCCGCATCATCGAGGTGGCCGTTCCGCGGTCGGGGTTGCGCGCCCTGCATGCCGGGATCACCGCTCGAACCAGCGCACTGGCCTGGCCCCGAGTTCACTAG
- a CDS encoding glycoside hydrolase family 35 protein: protein MIISGALHYFRTHPEQWRSRLHWLRLMGLDSVETYVPWNLHEPRQGQFNFSGGADLERFVKLAAEEGLKVILRPGPYICAEWDNGGLPSWLTAQPGIRVRTRDTRYVAAVEAFFDELLPRMVPLLETHGGPISMVQVENEYGSFGSDARYLELVHKALVQRGIDVPLFTSDGPEDHMLTGGMVPGITATANFGSGAGGAFANFRRHRPNDPLFCMEFWNGWFDHWGEEHHVRQPRDAAEALDEMLAMGSSVNFYMAHGGTNFGTGAGANYDPPHAVSGGTYQPTVTSYDYDAPLDERGAPTPKFHAYREIIAKYRQVPELEEFNEPLLPRTLLVPEAAPVGLRAYLDLFASQQNATVESGHPLSFEELGISHGVVRYATTIPGPRRAYPLSIDGLNDRAHLVVGGRVVHVFERNDQQSYDLPVPPEGLAIELYVESMGRVNYGRLVGERKGILGAVLHERQELHGWQMTALELPQAPDDELLFQVPAASPGDAAFHAFGFVAAGPADGFIDLSGWGKGYVWVNGFSLGRFWDAGPQARLYVPAPVVRSGDNRVLILELDGRSADAPAIFPAPDLGAGAAPLAPQ, encoded by the coding sequence GTGATCATCAGCGGAGCCCTTCACTACTTTCGGACGCACCCCGAGCAGTGGCGCAGCAGGTTGCATTGGCTCAGGCTCATGGGGTTGGACTCGGTTGAAACCTATGTGCCCTGGAACCTCCACGAACCGCGCCAAGGCCAGTTCAATTTCAGCGGCGGCGCCGACCTCGAACGCTTCGTGAAGCTTGCGGCGGAGGAAGGGCTCAAGGTCATCCTGCGCCCCGGACCGTACATTTGCGCCGAGTGGGACAACGGAGGCCTGCCCTCATGGCTGACGGCCCAGCCAGGGATCCGTGTCCGGACCCGCGACACCCGCTACGTTGCCGCCGTGGAAGCCTTCTTCGACGAGTTGCTGCCGCGCATGGTGCCGCTGCTGGAAACCCATGGCGGCCCCATCTCCATGGTGCAGGTGGAGAACGAATACGGCTCCTTCGGATCCGATGCCCGTTACCTGGAATTGGTGCACAAGGCGCTTGTCCAGCGCGGCATCGACGTCCCGCTGTTCACCTCCGACGGCCCGGAGGACCACATGCTCACCGGCGGCATGGTTCCGGGAATCACCGCAACGGCAAACTTCGGCTCCGGCGCCGGCGGGGCCTTCGCCAACTTCCGCCGACACCGCCCCAACGACCCGCTTTTCTGCATGGAATTCTGGAACGGCTGGTTCGACCACTGGGGCGAGGAACACCATGTCCGCCAGCCCCGGGACGCCGCCGAGGCCCTGGATGAAATGCTCGCCATGGGCTCATCGGTGAACTTCTACATGGCGCACGGTGGAACCAACTTCGGCACCGGGGCTGGGGCGAATTACGATCCTCCCCACGCCGTGTCCGGTGGCACCTACCAGCCCACCGTCACCTCCTACGATTACGATGCTCCGCTGGACGAACGCGGGGCGCCCACGCCAAAGTTCCACGCCTACCGGGAGATCATCGCGAAGTACCGGCAGGTGCCGGAGCTCGAGGAATTCAACGAGCCGCTGTTGCCCCGCACCCTGCTGGTTCCGGAGGCCGCACCCGTGGGACTGCGCGCCTACCTGGACCTCTTCGCCAGCCAGCAGAACGCGACCGTTGAATCGGGCCACCCCCTGAGCTTCGAGGAGTTGGGAATATCCCACGGCGTGGTCCGCTACGCCACCACCATCCCCGGCCCGCGACGCGCCTACCCCTTGAGCATCGACGGGCTCAACGACCGCGCCCACCTTGTCGTCGGAGGACGTGTTGTCCACGTCTTTGAACGCAACGACCAGCAATCCTACGACCTGCCAGTCCCTCCCGAGGGACTGGCTATCGAGCTCTATGTCGAATCCATGGGCCGGGTCAATTACGGGCGGCTGGTCGGGGAACGCAAGGGCATTCTGGGTGCGGTGCTGCACGAGCGCCAGGAACTTCATGGCTGGCAGATGACCGCCCTTGAGCTCCCCCAGGCCCCCGATGACGAACTGCTTTTCCAGGTGCCCGCGGCTTCCCCCGGCGACGCGGCATTCCATGCCTTCGGCTTTGTTGCGGCAGGACCTGCTGATGGCTTCATTGACCTGTCCGGCTGGGGCAAGGGCTACGTCTGGGTCAACGGTTTCTCTCTGGGCAGGTTCTGGGACGCGGGCCCCCAGGCCAGGCTCTACGTCCCGGCCCCCGTGGTCCGGTCCGGGGACAATCGGGTGCTCATCCTGGAACTGGACGGACGGTCCGCGGATGCCCCGGCCATCTTCCCCGCCCCGGATCTTGGTGCCGGCGCCGCGCCATTGGCGCCGCAATAG
- a CDS encoding LacI family DNA-binding transcriptional regulator, with amino-acid sequence MVQKPSRAPSMRDVAQLAGVSAQTVSRVLSDHPNVQPETRQAVREAARSLGYRRNATARALVTGRSNMLGVITLSSSSYSRMTLIVGIEREAAARGYSVTFVSITDLSARSLEEGLSRLVAQGVDGIITAVPLQGSSAEVESLLNEVPSVAIDSPLPAGQQVVAFDQVHAARLAVEHLIERGHTNIWHVAGPKDWVESDARITGWRDALESAGLQVPPEIYGDWSAASGYRAGLILGRMPDVTAVFVASDEMAFGLIKAVTELGRAVPRDISVVGIDDIELAPYCTPPLTTVRQPLEEIGRHAVQQLDSELGEHEESEPRNQTRFITPELIVRSSTSTR; translated from the coding sequence ATGGTCCAAAAACCGTCCCGCGCACCTTCCATGCGCGATGTTGCCCAGCTCGCAGGGGTTTCGGCACAAACCGTTTCTCGCGTCCTGAGCGACCACCCGAACGTGCAGCCGGAAACGCGCCAGGCTGTCAGGGAAGCTGCCCGGTCCCTGGGTTACCGCAGGAATGCCACGGCCCGCGCGCTGGTCACCGGGCGCAGCAACATGCTTGGCGTCATCACGCTCTCCTCCAGCTCCTACTCGCGCATGACCCTGATTGTCGGCATTGAGCGTGAAGCTGCCGCACGCGGGTATTCGGTCACCTTCGTTTCCATCACCGACCTGTCGGCCAGGTCCCTGGAAGAGGGCCTGAGCAGGCTTGTTGCCCAGGGCGTGGACGGAATCATCACCGCAGTCCCGCTCCAAGGCTCATCCGCAGAAGTCGAGAGCCTGCTGAACGAGGTCCCCTCGGTGGCCATCGACTCCCCCCTCCCCGCGGGCCAACAGGTCGTGGCCTTTGACCAGGTCCACGCCGCCAGACTCGCCGTCGAACACCTGATCGAGCGCGGCCACACCAACATCTGGCATGTCGCCGGACCTAAGGACTGGGTCGAGTCAGACGCACGGATCACCGGCTGGAGAGACGCCCTTGAATCCGCGGGCCTGCAGGTTCCCCCGGAAATCTATGGAGACTGGAGCGCTGCATCCGGATATCGGGCGGGGCTGATCCTGGGGCGGATGCCGGATGTCACGGCGGTCTTCGTGGCCAGCGACGAGATGGCCTTCGGGCTCATCAAGGCGGTCACGGAGCTGGGGCGCGCGGTGCCCCGGGACATTTCGGTGGTCGGGATCGACGACATCGAACTGGCCCCGTATTGCACTCCCCCGCTGACAACCGTCCGCCAGCCACTGGAGGAGATCGGCCGGCACGCGGTACAACAGTTGGACTCCGAACTCGGTGAGCACGAGGAGAGCGAGCCCCGGAACCAAACCAGGTTCATCACCCCCGAACTCATCGTCCGTTCCAGCACCTCGACCCGCTAG
- a CDS encoding ABC transporter substrate-binding protein: MKSLKRWGITTVGALAATLALTACGGASGAPVETGTPAPSSSEAAAPAELTFWGWAPGYADSVKAFNASQSDVVVKYEEIQPGSRGGYEKMLNAVQAGNAACLGQVGYETLTSFAAQGALEDVSQYANANQGEYVEFAWNSVKVGDKVFGAPVDTGPMAMYYNKELFEKHNIEVPATWDEYKTAAEKLKAANPKIKISSPYANYDYAGMSWQAGALWFGIEGDSWKVSVDSDENKKVAEYWQSLVDAGTISKAPMYDPAWFKGLGDGSIATLVGAVWQAGVIKGDAADGAGKWAVAPMPQWDAANPSVGNVGGSATAVLKGCETPEAAWKFANFLSTDADSYGNLIDKAALYPAAKALLDLPQLTKEDKYFSGQKIFDVFKEEALKVNTDWTWGPNMPLTTTKLDDGLNKGWAGNGKLVDALVEANTATVENMKSQGINVAD; the protein is encoded by the coding sequence ATGAAGAGTTTGAAGCGTTGGGGGATCACCACAGTCGGTGCCCTCGCAGCGACCCTGGCCCTGACCGCATGCGGCGGCGCCAGCGGAGCCCCGGTCGAGACGGGAACTCCCGCGCCCTCGAGCAGCGAGGCCGCGGCTCCGGCAGAACTGACCTTCTGGGGGTGGGCTCCGGGCTATGCGGATTCCGTGAAGGCCTTCAACGCTTCCCAATCCGACGTCGTGGTGAAGTATGAGGAGATCCAGCCCGGTTCGCGCGGCGGCTATGAGAAGATGCTCAACGCCGTGCAGGCCGGCAACGCAGCCTGCCTGGGACAGGTCGGATACGAAACCCTCACCAGCTTCGCCGCGCAGGGTGCGCTTGAAGACGTCTCGCAGTACGCCAACGCCAACCAGGGCGAATACGTGGAATTCGCATGGAACAGCGTCAAGGTCGGCGACAAGGTGTTCGGCGCCCCCGTGGACACCGGCCCTATGGCCATGTACTACAACAAGGAACTCTTCGAAAAGCACAACATCGAGGTTCCGGCGACCTGGGACGAGTACAAGACCGCGGCCGAGAAGCTGAAGGCAGCCAACCCCAAGATCAAGATCAGCTCCCCGTACGCGAACTACGACTATGCCGGGATGTCCTGGCAGGCGGGTGCCCTCTGGTTCGGCATCGAGGGCGACAGCTGGAAGGTTTCCGTCGATTCGGACGAGAACAAGAAGGTTGCCGAATACTGGCAGTCGCTGGTGGACGCCGGCACCATCTCCAAGGCGCCGATGTACGATCCTGCATGGTTCAAGGGACTGGGCGACGGATCGATCGCCACCTTGGTCGGCGCGGTGTGGCAGGCAGGGGTCATCAAGGGAGACGCAGCGGATGGCGCCGGCAAGTGGGCCGTGGCCCCGATGCCGCAGTGGGATGCCGCAAACCCCTCGGTGGGCAACGTCGGCGGCTCCGCCACCGCGGTGCTCAAGGGGTGCGAAACCCCCGAGGCGGCCTGGAAGTTCGCCAACTTCCTGTCCACCGATGCCGACAGCTACGGCAACCTGATTGACAAGGCGGCCCTCTACCCGGCGGCCAAGGCACTGCTGGACCTGCCACAACTGACCAAGGAAGACAAGTACTTCTCCGGGCAGAAGATCTTCGACGTGTTCAAGGAAGAGGCCCTGAAGGTCAACACCGACTGGACCTGGGGACCAAACATGCCGCTGACCACCACGAAGCTTGACGACGGCCTGAACAAGGGCTGGGCAGGCAACGGCAAGCTGGTCGACGCATTGGTCGAGGCCAACACCGCTACCGTGGAGAACATGAAGAGCCAGGGCATCAACGTCGCTGACTAA
- a CDS encoding carbohydrate ABC transporter permease: protein MSVGTPTRSTIPKTRTSGRQARTAALLLAPFAVIFLGMYLAPLCFAVYRSLFVLKRDGLGLTAPTLVFDPFTNYLKAFTDPVFIESLGRVLLFGVVQVPVMLALATGLALLIDSRSARAKGFFRLTSFLPYAVPGVIAALMWSFLYSGTSSPINALLAPLGIEIPFLGQDMVLWSVANIVTWGWTGYNMIIIYAALQSIPGEILEAAKIDGASAWNIAWNIKIPMVRPALILTAVFSIIGTAQLYNEPKVLQSVSGGSIDSAFTPIMAAQAATAAQNYPYAAATSVILAVLVGILSITFFKITNRGSDA, encoded by the coding sequence ATGAGCGTGGGCACCCCAACCCGATCAACGATTCCCAAGACCAGGACCAGCGGCCGCCAGGCACGTACCGCAGCCTTGCTGCTGGCCCCGTTCGCGGTGATCTTCCTGGGCATGTACCTGGCGCCGCTGTGCTTCGCGGTCTACCGCAGCCTGTTTGTGCTCAAGCGCGACGGCCTGGGGCTCACGGCGCCGACACTCGTCTTTGACCCGTTCACCAATTACCTCAAGGCGTTCACCGACCCGGTGTTCATCGAGTCCCTCGGCCGGGTGCTGCTCTTTGGCGTCGTCCAGGTGCCCGTCATGCTCGCCCTCGCCACCGGGCTCGCCTTGCTGATCGATTCACGCTCGGCACGGGCCAAGGGATTCTTCCGGCTCACCAGCTTCCTGCCCTACGCGGTTCCCGGCGTCATCGCGGCGCTCATGTGGTCATTCCTCTACTCGGGAACCTCCAGCCCGATCAACGCACTGCTCGCACCGCTGGGCATCGAGATTCCGTTCCTTGGACAGGACATGGTCCTGTGGTCGGTCGCCAACATCGTGACCTGGGGCTGGACCGGCTACAACATGATCATCATCTACGCCGCACTCCAGTCGATTCCCGGGGAAATACTCGAGGCGGCCAAGATCGACGGCGCCTCGGCCTGGAACATTGCCTGGAACATCAAGATCCCCATGGTCCGCCCGGCACTCATCCTGACCGCGGTATTCTCCATCATCGGCACGGCCCAGCTCTACAACGAGCCCAAGGTGCTGCAAAGCGTCTCGGGCGGCTCCATCGACTCGGCCTTCACCCCGATCATGGCGGCCCAGGCAGCCACCGCCGCACAGAACTATCCCTACGCCGCAGCCACCTCGGTGATTCTCGCGGTGCTGGTTGGCATCTTGTCCATCACCTTCTTCAAGATCACGAACCGAGGCTCGGACGCATGA
- a CDS encoding carbohydrate ABC transporter permease translates to MSSQLTAGDSLAPADTKTNTAPAPATRARTGRNFGAARGSGPRNNRETSLASRLVVTIVLGCFALYFLVPIWWLLVAASKPMGEQFSAPGFWFNGMHLGANVGELLTSRDGIFMRWILNSIFYAGVGAIVGTLLASMAGYALAKYRFRGREVVFGVVLAAVLIPKILFTLPLYLMFSEVGLINNPLAVILPSIVSPFGVYLSRVFAAQSVPDEIIEAARIDGVGEVGIYFRIGLRMMTPALVTIFLFNFVEIWNNYLLPAMVINDSSLQPVTVGLVSWFASNGKVPMSLVVIGALVSIIPLLLLFLFLQRFWKAGLTAGALK, encoded by the coding sequence ATGAGCAGCCAATTGACCGCCGGCGATTCCCTGGCCCCGGCCGACACCAAGACGAACACGGCACCGGCCCCGGCAACCCGTGCCCGCACCGGCCGGAACTTTGGCGCCGCGCGGGGCTCCGGGCCACGCAACAACCGCGAGACCTCGCTGGCCAGCCGCCTGGTGGTCACCATTGTGCTGGGCTGTTTCGCGCTCTACTTCCTGGTGCCGATCTGGTGGCTGCTGGTCGCGGCCTCCAAGCCCATGGGGGAGCAGTTCTCGGCCCCCGGTTTCTGGTTCAACGGGATGCACCTGGGCGCCAACGTCGGTGAGCTGCTGACCTCGCGCGATGGCATCTTCATGCGCTGGATCCTCAATTCCATCTTCTACGCCGGTGTGGGTGCCATCGTGGGCACGCTGCTTGCCTCGATGGCCGGCTACGCCTTGGCCAAGTACCGCTTCCGAGGCCGTGAGGTCGTCTTCGGGGTGGTGCTGGCCGCGGTCTTGATCCCCAAGATCCTGTTCACCCTGCCGCTGTACCTGATGTTCTCCGAGGTCGGGCTGATCAACAACCCTCTGGCGGTGATCCTGCCCAGCATCGTCAGTCCCTTCGGCGTTTACCTCTCGCGCGTCTTTGCGGCCCAATCGGTGCCCGACGAGATCATCGAGGCCGCCCGGATCGACGGGGTGGGCGAGGTGGGGATCTACTTCCGGATAGGCCTGCGCATGATGACCCCGGCGCTGGTGACGATCTTCCTGTTCAACTTCGTGGAAATCTGGAACAACTACCTGTTGCCGGCGATGGTCATCAACGATTCCTCGCTGCAGCCGGTCACTGTCGGCTTGGTCTCCTGGTTCGCTTCCAACGGCAAGGTCCCGATGTCACTGGTGGTCATTGGTGCGCTGGTATCGATCATTCCGCTGCTGCTGCTCTTCCTGTTCCTTCAGCGCTTCTGGAAGGCAGGGCTCACCGCCGGAGCGCTGAAATAG
- a CDS encoding amino acid ABC transporter ATP-binding protein, translating to MSDNNTQTTFKASGVDIRGLHKSYGDNEVLKGIDLEVKPGEVVCLIGPSGSGKSTLLRCVNLLEKPNAGVIHVGGFDATDLDVDLDKMRQKVGMVFQQFNLFPHLTVLQNCTVAQTKVLKRPAAQAQETAQKNLNRVGLGDFGDRYPDQLSGGQQQRVAIARALSMDPTLMLFDEPTSALDPETVGEVLAIMRSLAKGGMTMLVVTHEMSFAKEVADRVIFMDGGVVVEQGPAKEVIGNPQQPRTQDFLKRVLDPTHVEIAE from the coding sequence ATGTCTGACAACAACACCCAAACCACTTTCAAGGCATCAGGCGTGGATATCCGCGGCCTGCACAAGTCCTACGGCGACAACGAAGTCCTCAAGGGCATTGACCTGGAGGTCAAGCCCGGAGAAGTCGTGTGCCTTATCGGCCCCTCGGGCTCGGGGAAATCGACGTTGCTGCGCTGCGTCAACCTTCTGGAAAAGCCGAATGCCGGCGTCATCCATGTCGGCGGATTCGACGCCACCGACCTCGATGTGGATCTGGACAAGATGCGCCAAAAGGTTGGCATGGTCTTCCAGCAGTTCAACCTGTTCCCGCACCTGACGGTCCTGCAAAACTGCACCGTTGCACAGACCAAGGTCCTGAAGCGGCCGGCGGCGCAGGCCCAGGAAACCGCCCAGAAGAACCTCAACCGTGTGGGTCTGGGGGACTTCGGTGACCGCTACCCCGACCAGCTCTCCGGCGGGCAGCAACAGCGCGTGGCCATCGCCCGTGCGCTGTCGATGGATCCAACCCTGATGCTCTTTGACGAGCCGACCTCGGCGCTCGACCCGGAGACCGTGGGCGAGGTGCTGGCCATCATGCGCTCGTTGGCCAAGGGCGGCATGACCATGCTGGTGGTGACCCACGAGATGTCCTTTGCCAAGGAGGTCGCAGACCGGGTGATCTTCATGGACGGCGGCGTCGTCGTCGAGCAGGGGCCCGCCAAGGAGGTCATCGGCAACCCGCAGCAGCCGCGCACCCAGGACTTCCTCAAGCGCGTGCTCGATCCCACCCACGTGGAGATCGCAGAGTAG
- a CDS encoding amino acid ABC transporter permease yields MAMTTRQRARLSKIIQIVIFVGVIVAVVLQVDWRILGDNFFAFDKLGPIFPELITVGLKNTLYYTVISFAFGLALGLLLALMKMASFAPYRWFATGFIEFFRGVPAILVLIAFGYGVPTAFPGTSWPQPVVVMVSLGLVSAAYIAETLRAGLQAVPKGQIEAARSLGMPAWRAMVTIVIPQAFKIVLPPMTNEVILLTKDSSLAFILGASMAQYEMTKIGRDGITSLGAGITPLIVAGAFYLVITIPLSLIARKFESRSARTKR; encoded by the coding sequence ATGGCCATGACCACTCGTCAACGCGCCCGATTAAGCAAAATCATTCAGATCGTCATCTTCGTCGGCGTCATCGTGGCGGTGGTGCTCCAAGTCGACTGGAGGATCCTCGGCGACAATTTCTTCGCGTTCGACAAGCTGGGCCCCATCTTCCCCGAGCTGATCACGGTCGGCCTGAAGAACACCCTGTACTACACGGTGATCTCCTTTGCCTTCGGATTGGCCCTGGGCCTGCTCCTGGCGCTCATGAAGATGGCCAGCTTCGCTCCGTACCGCTGGTTCGCGACCGGTTTCATCGAGTTCTTCCGCGGGGTTCCCGCAATCCTGGTCCTGATCGCTTTTGGCTACGGCGTGCCTACCGCCTTCCCCGGCACGAGCTGGCCGCAACCGGTGGTGGTCATGGTTTCCCTTGGTCTGGTTTCAGCGGCCTACATCGCCGAGACCCTGCGCGCGGGCCTGCAAGCCGTACCCAAGGGGCAGATCGAAGCCGCCAGGTCGCTGGGCATGCCCGCGTGGCGCGCCATGGTCACCATCGTGATCCCCCAGGCGTTCAAGATCGTCCTCCCGCCGATGACCAACGAAGTCATCTTGCTGACCAAGGACTCGTCCCTGGCCTTCATCTTGGGGGCGAGCATGGCACAGTACGAAATGACCAAGATCGGTCGAGACGGCATCACCTCCCTCGGTGCCGGCATCACCCCCTTGATCGTGGCCGGTGCGTTCTACCTCGTCATCACCATTCCTTTGAGCCTGATCGCTCGAAAGTTTGAATCCCGTTCTGCACGGACGAAGCGTTAG
- a CDS encoding ABC transporter substrate-binding protein codes for MRITSTVLKSLAVAAVGALALTACGSSETPAASSTDANALKLINAGKLTVCSDIPYEPFEFVKDGKNVGFDMDIAAEIAKDMKVELTVIDSSFDAIESGLFKTQCDIAISSVSITDARKGNMDFSTPYMDDDLTLVAKEGSGVTDLESAKGKKVGVQQATTGAKFATENGLDAIGYEDSGLQLASLKAGTTVATLGNQSVLGYAIKDDPTLKRVADFKTGEQLGVAVPKGATPMLDQVNTTLKRLTDDGSLAKFTATWFGTTN; via the coding sequence ATGCGGATTACATCAACCGTGCTCAAGTCATTGGCAGTAGCGGCCGTGGGGGCCCTGGCCTTGACTGCCTGCGGCAGCAGCGAAACCCCTGCTGCATCCTCGACTGACGCCAACGCGCTTAAGCTCATCAATGCCGGCAAGCTCACCGTTTGCTCCGACATCCCGTACGAGCCGTTCGAATTCGTCAAGGACGGCAAGAACGTCGGCTTCGACATGGACATCGCCGCCGAGATCGCCAAGGACATGAAGGTCGAACTCACCGTGATCGATTCCAGCTTCGACGCCATCGAGTCGGGGTTGTTCAAAACGCAGTGCGATATCGCCATTTCCTCGGTGTCCATCACCGACGCGCGCAAGGGAAACATGGATTTCTCCACCCCGTACATGGATGACGACCTGACCCTCGTCGCCAAGGAAGGCTCGGGTGTCACCGACCTGGAGTCGGCCAAGGGCAAGAAGGTCGGCGTACAGCAGGCCACCACCGGTGCGAAGTTCGCCACGGAAAACGGACTTGACGCCATCGGCTACGAGGACTCGGGCCTCCAGCTCGCCTCGCTCAAGGCGGGAACCACCGTTGCAACCTTGGGAAACCAGTCGGTGCTGGGCTACGCCATCAAGGATGACCCCACGCTCAAGCGCGTTGCCGATTTCAAGACCGGCGAACAGCTGGGTGTTGCAGTTCCCAAGGGTGCGACCCCGATGCTCGACCAGGTCAACACCACGCTCAAGCGCCTGACCGATGACGGTTCACTCGCCAAGTTCACCGCGACCTGGTTCGGCACCACCAACTAA